In Populus nigra chromosome 10, ddPopNigr1.1, whole genome shotgun sequence, the following proteins share a genomic window:
- the LOC133704662 gene encoding uncharacterized protein LOC133704662 encodes MASMLSSVIFPPPPSLIISVMSVVSLVAIAGLGISEILGKHLQYSRFWNLNSEKSTRMQIKLSSRTGMLVFYVPAFLSGVASFVLYPNHDLRLFLVKATLTIHFFKRTIEVLFVHKYSTSGVVLDSAILISSSYFSATSSMIHGQYLTQGFPELQADLKYPGVLLFLLGIFGNLYHHLLLASLRTKSDKEYKIPKGGLFGLVICPHYLFEVLGFIGIVFISQTLYPLCFTVGTIVYLMGRSYATRRWYLSKFEDFPKDVKALIPYVF; translated from the exons ATGGCATCCATGTTGTCTAGTGTTATCTTTCCTCCACCACCTTCTTTGATCATCTCAGTCATGTCTGTGGTTAGTCTGGTAGCAATAGCAGGTCTTGGAATATCTGAAATCTTAGGAAAGCATTTACAGTACTCAAGATTCTGGAATTTGAACTCTGAAAAATCTACAAGAATGCAGATCAAACTCTCTAGCAGAACTGGCATGCTTGTGTTTTATGTGCCGGCTTTTCTTTCTGGTGTCGCTTCTTTTGTGCTTTATCCAAATCACGATCTCAGGCTGTTCCTGGTCAAAGCAACTCTCACCATACATTTCTTCAAGAGAACCATCGAG GTGCTGTTTGTTCACAAGTATAGTACTAGCGGGGTGGTTCTTGATTCTGCAATTCTTATAAGCTCTAGTTATTTCTCAGCTACTTCAAGCATGATCCATGGTCAGTATTTAACACAAGGGTTTCCAGAGCTACAAGCGGACCTGAAGTATCCTGGGGTTTTGCTGTTCTTGTTGGGGATTTTTGGCAACCTCTACCACCACCTTCTTCTCGCCTCTTTGAGAACAAAGAGTGACAAAGAATACAAGATTCCCAAAGGTGGTTTGTTTGGCCTAGTGATATGCCCCCACTATCTCTTTGAGGTGTTAGGGTTCATAGGAATAGTATTCATTTCTCAAACACTGTATCCCTTATGCTTCACTGTGGGCACAATTGTTTACTTGATGGGAAGGAGTTACGCTACAAGGAGATGGTACCTTTCCAAATTTGAAGATTTCCCTAAGGATGTCAAGGCCCTTATTCCCTACGTATTTTGA